In Mycoplasmopsis synoviae ATCC 25204, the sequence TGATAAGGTTGTTTAATGTAAAAATTAAATTACTAATTTTTGTTTGTTCGTTTATTTTTGGTGCAAAAAACTTTATTTGATTTACAACATTACTCATTAATTTTGGATTGGCCGTTTTTGTAACATATTTCTGCGCAACTGAATTAATAATTTCAGATACGGCATAATTAGCATACCCATTATTAGACATTAAAACGCCATTAACATTTGTAGAATAGAATTTTTCAGGCCTATAATTAAAATTTCCCGCATAACCATCAGTTGTCCAAGTTATTGCGTTTTCAAACAAATAGGTTTTGTAATAACCCATTAGTCCATTATTTGTTGTTTGTGAAGAATATACTGGATAAATGTTTTTTCTTGTTTTAAAGTTTGTTATAAATTTTTTAGCTAATGTTTCTCCTCTTGTTATTTCAAATAAATTTCCAACTTCACACTGTTCCCAAGTTTCGCTAAATTCTTTAAAACGAATTTTCGGATATTTTTTTTTGATGTTTTTGTTTTCTACTTGTTTTTTCATTTTTAAATTAATTTTTCTTTTTCGTTAAATTTAAATTATTTTGAAATTTTTCAGCTTTTTGCATCTAAATTATTATTTATAATAGATTCTTCTATTTTTTTTCTACCTTCTTTTCTTATTGTGACAAATTCAGCATCTGGATTTTCGTTTTTAAAATCTTTACCAAAAGGTGTTTCTGTTCAATTTATTTCCTTTGTTATTTCGGTGAGTTGATTTCTCTCTTTTAACTCATTTTCAGAGGGAATTGTTTTAAATAATTTTTCGACCATTTTTATTTTGTCGTTTTTAATGCCAAAATAAGCACAGAATTTAAGTAAATTTTCTGTAAAAATTTCTTCTATTGTTTCATTTATATAAACTTGGAATTCTTTTTCAATAAATTTATCAGGATTATCTTGAAATTTTTCAAAGAATATTGGGCCGTATTTGTTATATAAAGCATCACCAGAATTTTTTACTTTATCTTTTAATTTTTCAATTGTTTGTTCGATTTGTTGAGGGTTATCATTTTTTTTAACTTCTTCTTGCAATTGAATTCATAATTTTTCAATATATTCTTTATTTATTATTGTCATTCTTTCAACGCTGTGAAGTTTTAATTCTATTTCAAGATCTGTTTTTTCAACTATGCTTTTGTGTTTTGTGTTAATTTCAGAATATAAATTTTTTCATTCTGCTATTGCAGAAACAGGAAATTTTAATTTTTCTGCATCTTCTTGTGAATTTAAATCAAAACCTTGAATTTCAATAGCTTTTAATAAATTTTGTATATTTCTAAAAGATTCAATAAATTGTTTTATTTCGTTTTCACTAAGTGTTTCTGGTGTTTCTTGGTGTTTATCAAAAATTTCCTTAAGTTTTGAATAACTTTCATTTATTTTTTTTATACTTGCTTCTTGCTTATCGAATAGAACAGATTTTCAATCATTATTTGAATATTTAGATATTGCACTTTCAATATTTCTTTCCATTGTACATGGGTAACGATAATATTTAATTAATCCAAATGGTTTCTTCGAGTTATTTCAAATTCTATTTGTTCTTGAAAAAGCTTGAACTAAAGTTTTATCATTCATTACTTTGTCTAAATACAGAGTATTTACATATTTTGAATCGTAACCAGTTAAAAATTGATCGACAACAATTAAAATATCTATTTGATTTTCTTTAGTCTCGTCTTTGTTTAATTTTGTATAAGATTCTTTATGAGCAAGCCTTAAGGCAACATCACTTTGAAATGATCGATAAACATTTTTGTCAGAAAATTGGAAACTTTCTTTGAACATTTCATTATAGTTTTTAATGATAAGTTTTATTGCTTCATCTTTAGCATCTTCTTTTTCAGAGCCATTTATACCTCAATCAAACATAGCGGTAACATTTAAAATTGGTTTTTCGTTATTTTGATCTCAATAATCATGCTGTTTTAAAATATCTTTATTTTGAAAAAGTTCATAATATTTTATTGCATCTTCAATGCTAGATACTGCAAAAATAGCGTGAAGTTCTCTTCCTGAAGAAGCGTTATTAAATCCTTCTAGAATATTATTAACAACATGATTATAATGGTCATATGTATCTATTTTTTCGTAACTAATATGTTCTTCATTTTTTATAAAAACTTCTTTGTTTGCAGTATAAAATTTTTCATCAAAATTTTTAACGTATTTATTTGTTTCTTTTAAATTGTTGAATTTTTTCTGATTTATTTGTTTTGCAAGATCTTCAGGATCATAGGTGAAATGCTGATGAATATGGAAAGGTAAAACGTTTTTATCTCTTAAAGCATAATAAATATTATAAGAATGTAATTGAGACCCGAATATATCCTCTGTTTGTAATTTAACTGCTAAATCTTTTTCAGATAAATTTTCATAATAAACAGGAGTTCCTGTAAAACCAAAAAATACAGCTTTAACAAAAAAGTCTTTAATTTCTTTTAGCATTTTTCCAAATGTTGATCTATGACATTCATCGACTATAAATACAATTGTTTTATCCTGGATTTTTTCTTTATTTTTTAAAAATGATAAATTATCTGGATTTAATCCTCTGTGAAGTTTTTGTATTGAACTTATTATTAATTTTGTATCAAATGATTTATCAGCTAATTTTGTAAATAAATCGCGAGCGTTTTTTGCTCCTTGTATTTCATCTTCACTTTCAGAAAAATTTTTATATTCAACTAAACTTTGGTTAGCTAAATCCACTCTATCAACTAAAATAACAACTTTATCTACTGGTATTTGAAGATTATTTGAAATAAGTTCAGCAGTTTTAAAGGAAGTTAACGTTTTACCGCTACCTGTTGTATGTCAAATAAAACCACCTTTTCTAAAATCTTCTGTTTTAGATAAATTACTTTTTCTTTGTTCTAATAAATCTATTAACTTTTTACATATTGAACTTACAGCATGATATTGGTATGGCCTTAAAACTTTTAATGTTTTTGTTGAATCATCAGAAACTGTGTAATAACTTATTAATTTGTGCGCCATTGGAATTGATAAGAAATGCTTAATTAAATCTTTTCAATTTCCATAAATGTTGTTTTTCTCATCGCTTCATTGAAAATAAAATTCTTTTCTAAAAAGTTCATAAGATGAAGGTCTAGCAAAATATACAAATTCATTTGGTTTAGCTACAACAATAATTTGTATTAAAGAAAAAATGCCAGTGTATACACCATTTTTAGAATATTTTCTTACTTGGTTAAGTCCTTCTTGTAAATTGACATCTGAATTTTTTAACTCAATATGAAAAAAGGGCATCCCATTAATTATTAAAAGTAAATCACCTCTATATGTACCATTAGCAAATATTGGTTGATTAGCTATTTGATAAGTGCTATCTCCGCCACCAATTTGACCTTTTTTGAATAATATTAATGAAACATTTTTACCAAAATTCTCTTTATCTGCTTCATTGTCTCTTGTTATTGTAACTGAACCATTATTTACAAATTTACTAATATCTGATGTATATTCTGTTTTATTTATTTCAGTTAAAATTTGCTTCATTTCTAAATCAGTTAATTCAACATTATTTAACCTAGATTGCTGGCGATTATTTTGAAAAATAATTTTTTTTCAGTTTTCAATTAAATCTTTTTCAGTTGGATTTTGTAAAACTTCATATTGTCACTTGTATTTTTTAAGTAATTCAACAAAATGATCTTGAAATTCTAATTCATTTTTAAAGTTTAATTTTTCTTTTAAGTTTTCTGATGACATTTTAATGTTATTTTTGAAGTATCTTAATAAACTCGTTTATCCCTTTCATATCGTAATCATTTCCGTTTAATTCTTTTAATAAAGAAATTAATTCATTTTCATTTTGTGATATTTCGTTTTCAATTTTTTCTAAACTTTCACCGTATTTATCTTTTAAAAGGTTAAGTTTATATGATAAATCTTCTAAATATTCATCAGGCAATTCAAGGATTTTATTGAGCATTAAATCAATTCATTTTCATTTTAATAATTCTTTTAAATCTTTTTCATTAGCATTTTCTTTGAAGTTTTCTGTTTTTTCTTTTAAATTAGATTTAAATCTTTTTATTAATTGATTATGTTTATCAATTTCATTTTTATGTTTTTTAACTTCATTGAGTAAATCCATTGTGTCCTGATCTAAAGTATCGTCTTCTTTAATAACTTTATTTATTAAGCTAAAATCAAAATCGGTTTTATTTTTGTTTGAAAGATTATCTTTAATGTCTTCACTTAATGAATCATAGTTTTCTTTAATTTTTGCTTTTAAATCAGCAACTTTACTTTCTTGATCTTCTATTTTTTCTAAATCTGATTTAAATTTAAATTCTTGAATTTTTAAATCATCAAATATCTTTGTTAAAAGTTTATTTGAATTTTCTAAATTATTAAATGACATTCCTTCAGAATTAATTAAATCTAAATCTTCTAAAATAATTTTTAAATGATCGTAAACATATTGAGCTGCTTTGAATTTATCTATTAATTTTTCATCTTCAAATTTAGATAAAAATTCTTTTATTGTTAATTCTTCTAAATTTATTGAATAAATTAAATTTTCATTTAACAATTTGTTTTCTAAAAACTTAGAAAAATCTTTAAATTTATTTTTAAATGAATTTAAATAGCTAATGAATTCTTCATTTGTAAAAGCTACTTCTAAAATATCTTTATCTTTTAAAACTGAATATGAATCATTTATTTTTTCTACTAATTGTTTCTTTAATGTTGGAAACATGTTTCAAAAATCTTTAAATTCATCTAATTCATTATTTGGTATTTGACTATATAAAAGTCCGTAAACGTCTAATTCTTCTTTCTTTTCAGAAGCATTTACATAACGATTAATATTAAGATTATATTCTGATTTTCTTATTTCTTCTAAAGAAACAACTTTTGCAAAGTTTTCAACATTTTCTCTTTTGATGACTGTTTGGAATATTTTTTCAATATTTGATTTTTCCAAAATATTTTTATTTCCATCTTTTTTAAATTCAAGAGAAGCATCAACAAATAAAATATCATTGTTATTTTTTTGTTTTTTTAGAATCATTATTATTGTTGGTATTCCAGTACCAAAGAAAATATTGCAAGGCAATCCTATTATTGTATCTATTTGATTTTTTTCAATTAAGGCTTTTCTAATTTTTCCTTCAGTTCCACCTCTAAATAAAACTCCATGTGGCAATACTACAGATACAATACCTTCTGGATTTATATGATATAAATCATGAAGAACAAAGGCGTAATCTGCTTTTGAAGCAGGTGCTACACCGTATTCTTTAAAACGCTCATCACGTTCTCTACCTTCATTATTTCATTTTAGTGAATAAGGTGGATTTGAAACAACTGCATCTAAAAATAAAGGTCTATATGAATCTTCTGGGCTATCAGAATCAAAATATGGTCAATCTGAGCTTAAAGTATCTCCGTTACGCGCATAAATATTATTTGGAAGAATGTTTCTAATAATTAAATTCATTCTTGTTAGCTTATAAGCTTCCATTTGTAAATCTTGTGCAAAATATATAATTGAATTTTTATCATGTCCATATTTACTATATTCTTCACCAATATGGATAAGTAAAGAACCTGATCCACTTGTTGGATCGTAAATGTTAATTTCTTTTTTATCTTTTAGATGATGAGCTGTTATTTTACTCATTAAACTTGAAACATAATACGGGGTATAAAATTCTCCGGCTTTTTTACCGGCACCAGCTGCAAAATTTGAAATTAAATACTCATAAACAAAACCTAAGGCATCAAAGTTAATGTTATTATTCATTTGAATATTTTTATCTATTAAGCTAATTATTTTTCTTAAGTTTTCAGTTTTTTGTTTATCACTTTCACCTAAAATTTTTATTCCATCTTGCAAGCTTTCAAAAATATCACGGTAAAGGTTTTTCTTTTTAGCTTCATTGCTTATATTTCTTTTGAACTCAATTAAAGCATCATTTATTTCAACGTTTGTTGTTTCATTGATGTTTTTTATTCATGTTGAAAATAAATTTTTATATTTAATGAAATAACCTAATTCATCTTTGCATTGCTCTATAGTGTTAGCATAGTTTCCATCTATTTCATCATCTTTTTTATCTTTATTTTCTTCTCCATATTTTTCTAACTTTTCAATAGAAACTTTTAATTGATCATTAATAAAACTTACAAGTTTTACTGAAAGAAATTTATAAAAAATAAATCCAAGAATGTAATCTTTATATCTTGAAGCGTCAATATTGCCACGCATTTCATTTGCTGCGTCTCATATTGCTGAAGCAATTTTTTGTTTTGTCATTTATTTAATCCTTATGTGCTTTTGAATAAAAAATAAACCGTTATTCAAACGGAACTTTATATATCTATTTTACATTAAATAAAATTGTTTTTTCTTTTAACAAAAAGTTTAAAATCAAACTTTGAATATTTAAAAACATAAACCAAATTTTGATTTAATTTTAAATTCAATTTTTTTGTTTTTTCTTCAAAGTATTTTGTAGGGAATGCAAATTGATATCCTTTTTTAATATCTTTTATTGCTTTTTCATCTAAATAAATGTAAATGTTTTCTGTTAGTTTTAAATAAATTTCTTTTTTACTTAAAACTAAATTTTTATTTAATCTTAAAGTTTTATTATATTGCCTTTGAACCTGGTTAAATAGTAAAAATTCTTTATCACTATTTAAAGATATATAAATTGGTCTATTTTGCATTTTTATAGACTTTAAAAATTCATCAAATGTATTAAAAGGTTTATAAGCTCAATTTGTAAAAGATAAACTACAAATTAATGGTTGAAATCATCATTTATTATTTATATGATTAACTTTAAATTTTTTGATTTTATCTTCTATATTTGTTTTTGTTAAATTTCAAATAAAATCAGCAACTACGCTACTGTTATTATCTTTTGCTGTTATATATTTTGTTACTTTCTTTAAATTGTTATGAGCGTTTAGCATAGCAATTCCATATTTAACATTTTGCAGCATTTCAATATCGTTATTTTCATCTCCAAAAGGCATTGTTTTATTTAAATCTAAATTGTATTTAGAGAAAAACTCCATAATGGTTTTACCTTTTGAAGTTCCTTTAGCCATAATATCAATCACATCGCTTTGTGATTGCAAGTAATACATATCATCAAAAGATAAAAGATAATTTAAGAAATTGTCAAGTTTTTATTGACTTGTTTTATCTTTTAAAATTAAAATTTTTAAAAACTTTTCTTTTTCTAAAAATGAAAATAGTTTTTCTAAATTATTTTCATAATATTTAAATTTATAAGGATTATCTTTTTGAATTTGAGAATATATTCGATTTTCAAATCAAATAGGATTATTAAAATTAAACCCATAAAGAAATTTTTCAGTATAGGTTAAAAAATCAATTTTATTTTCATGTAAATATAAAACTAATTTTTGAAATGTATCTTTTGGAAGATAAGAAATAATTTCATTTTTATTTTTTCTTCAATTTAGCGAAACTATAGCTCCATTAATTCCAATTACAAAATCACTGATATTTAATTTTTCAAAATATTCTTTATTTATAAAAATTGGTCTACCGATAGCAATTATTACTTTTTTGTTATTATCTTGTAAAAATTTAATCGCACTTATATTTTCTTGTGATAGTTGTTTTTTACCATCAAGAATAGTTCATCCATATCGAAAATAAAGCTTTCAATTTCATTTATATTTACATTTTTTATATTTATATTTTATTACTATAAATATTTTTTGTAATCAAGACTTTTTAAAAATTCAATTAACTTTTCTTTACTTTGAAAGTTTGCTATTTTTTCTATATTTTCTTGATTTTCAAAAATTGCAACAATTTGCGGAATTGCTATTTTGGTGTGAATTTCGCCATTTAAAGAAGCAAAGCAAATCATAACTTTAACTTTTTTGTTTTCATCAAATGAAATAGCGTTTTTAAAAGTTACAAGCGAAAATGCGGTATCAAAAACATAATCGGATTCGCTTTTAACATGTGGCATTGCAAAATTATCAGCTATTACGTAATAAGGCCCAAATTCTTTGGTAGATTCAATTATTTTTTCATAGTACAAATCACTAACTGCATTAGCTTTAACTAAAAGATCAGTAGCAGCTTTAATAGCTTCTTCTCAAGAATTTGCCTCTTGGTTTAGTGCTATTGAATCATTTAAAATTAAATTATCTATAAAGTTTAATTTACTAAGCATTAAGTTTATCTTTAGCTTCTAGAATTTTAGATTTAATTTCATTTAAATCCATAACATTATTAATTCCATAAACTAAAGTTCTTCCTTTTGGAATTTCATCTACAAAGTTTTGAGTGCAAAAAATTACATCAAAATTTATTGCAACTGTTTTCCCTTGGCCAAGCTCTATAGATTCAACGATGCCTTCTAAATTTAATTCTTTTAAAGCTTGATTTGCTTTCATTTTAATAATCATTGAAGTGCCCATGCCACTTCCACATATACAAAGTATTTTCATATTTTCCTTATTTTGTTAATAAATTAACTTTTACTTTAAATAGCCTTTGCATAAAGGTTATTTTACTTTGACGATTAGAGTCAATTATTTGTGAAAGAAGCACAAGTAAAATAGGGATCACAAAAGCAAAAATGATAATTGAAAGCTCTTTTGTTCATGAAGCCACTAAAAGACTAAGTCCAAAGAAAAAGTTTCAATCAAACATTCCTAAAAATCCAATTCTAAATGGAAATGAGCCACTTGAATTAATAGCTCCAGCATGAGCTCTTAATGCAAAAATACCAAACGCAATCATTAATACTTCAAAAAATCCAAACAGTGCTGGAATTATAATTGCAGCCTTATATTCTCCGGATGCATTAGCATAAAGTCCAATAGATCCTGAGTTAAAAAATAAAATAATAAATAAAGGATAGCAATAGGAATTACTCCGCCACTTGCTTTTGAAAGTCCCACTAAAACACAAACTGCTAAATACTGAGCTATTGTTCCTGAAATAAATCCATATGTTACGGAATTAATGCTAAAGCCATACATTGTAGCAGCATCAACTGCCATAACCGCTCCTGGAAATAGCTTTTCAGAAATTCCTTGAAATGATTGCTGAAGCTCTGATACAAACATTCTAATTCCAGCTTGTATTATTAAAATAGAAATAACTATTTTAATAAAACCAAGCATTATATTAATAACTCAAAACTGAGCATCAACATTTCACTCACTAAATTCTTTATTTATTTGACTATTTGAATTAATAAAGCGAATTTTATCTACTAAATCCTTCTTTTCTGCAGGTATTGCAGAAAACTGAATTATTAAAATCATAATAGTAAATAAAGTTAAAATCAAAATGCTTTGCGTAAAGATATTATCTTGAAAGATTTTAATTTTTTTACTTACTTTTTTAACTTCAGCTGAATCTTTGGCATTTCCAAAAAATTTCCAAGATCATAAGCAATAGATAGTCCTAACATTTGCTGATGTCCTACTGCAAAGCCGGCATTATTTGTAATTTTATCAGCGCCTTTAATAGTTGTGGTAGTTCCTACTGATCAATATAGCCCTAAAATTAAAGAACTTATCAAAATAATGGCAATTATTTGGTCAATATTAATTGCTACATTTTTTTGATAAAAAATTAAAAAATAAACCACCGGAACCACAATAGCAGATTGCTGAAACATAACGTGTCCGGTAAGCATTATTGAATGCATATTTGTAAATTTTCTTAAAGCTACCATTAAGATATTTACAAAAAATCCAAGTAGCATCGCATATGAAATTCAAGTCTCATAACCGGCATTAAAATCTTTAAGCCAGGCCGCTGAATCATTTAATACAAAATATGGATCCAGCGTAATTACTGAAGTTCTTAAATTAGATAGCGCGCTAAAAACTGGACGAGCTAAATTAATTAAAGTTGAAGCTCCAATTTTAAGCATAATAACTCAACCATGGCTTTTAGTATTCCTAAAAACGAATCACTAAAGCTTCTGCCTAATACTAAATAACACCAAAGACAACGCTTCCAATTAATATAGTTACAGAACCCATAAAATTACCAATTAATACTGAATTAACAAAAAATGTGTAGCTTCACCGAAGCTATTTTCATATTTATATATTCTTATTAAATAGGTAATTAAAGCTGTTAAAAATAAAACAACTAAAAAACTAGTAATTCCAATTATTGCTTTTTTATTAACTTTGAATTTTTTCATAGTTTTATTTTGCTAGTTAGAAAATATATCAAATTATTAAAAAAATTCAAAAAATTGTAAAAATGCGCTTAATTTTATGCAATTTTTGCATTTTTTTGAGCTTAAAAGTCAAAAAGCATAATTTGATATAATAAAAAATAACTAAATAAAGACGTTTGTTTAACAATTTTTAAGGGAATAATGGAAGATAAAAACAAAGTTCAAAATAACGCTGAATATAACGCAGATTCTATTGAAGTTCTTGAAGGTTTAGAAGCCGTTAGAATGCGTCCTGGGATGTATATCGGTTCTAAAGATAAAACCGGTCTACATCATTTAATTTGAGAAATAGTAGATAACTCTGTCGATGAAGTTTTAGCAGGATATGCCGATAATATAAAAATTACTATCACTAAAGATGGTGGAGTTTCTGTAGAAGATAACGGTAGAGGAATACCAGTTGATATGCACTCTAAAGGTAAATCTGCTTTAGAGATAGTCTTTACCGGACTTCACGCTGGTGGGAAATTTAAATCAGACGCTTATAAAGTATCCGGAGGGCTACATGGGGTTGGAGCTTCTGTAGTTAACGGACTTAGTTCATATTTAGGGGTTTGGGTTAAAAGAAATGGAAACGTTTATTTTGCA encodes:
- a CDS encoding HsdR family type I site-specific deoxyribonuclease, translated to MSSENLKEKLNFKNELEFQDHFVELLKKYKWQYEVLQNPTEKDLIENWKKIIFQNNRQQSRLNNVELTDLEMKQILTEINKTEYTSDISKFVNNGSVTITRDNEADKENFGKNVSLILFKKGQIGGGDSTYQIANQPIFANGTYRGDLLLIINGMPFFHIELKNSDVNLQEGLNQVRKYSKNGVYTGIFSLIQIIVVAKPNEFVYFARPSSYELFRKEFYFQWSDEKNNIYGNWKDLIKHFLSIPMAHKLISYYTVSDDSTKTLKVLRPYQYHAVSSICKKLIDLLEQRKSNLSKTEDFRKGGFIWHTTGSGKTLTSFKTAELISNNLQIPVDKVVILVDRVDLANQSLVEYKNFSESEDEIQGAKNARDLFTKLADKSFDTKLIISSIQKLHRGLNPDNLSFLKNKEKIQDKTIVFIVDECHRSTFGKMLKEIKDFFVKAVFFGFTGTPVYYENLSEKDLAVKLQTEDIFGSQLHSYNIYYALRDKNVLPFHIHQHFTYDPEDLAKQINQKKFNNLKETNKYVKNFDEKFYTANKEVFIKNEEHISYEKIDTYDHYNHVVNNILEGFNNASSGRELHAIFAVSSIEDAIKYYELFQNKDILKQHDYWDQNNEKPILNVTAMFDWGINGSEKEDAKDEAIKLIIKNYNEMFKESFQFSDKNVYRSFQSDVALRLAHKESYTKLNKDETKENQIDILIVVDQFLTGYDSKYVNTLYLDKVMNDKTLVQAFSRTNRIWNNSKKPFGLIKYYRYPCTMERNIESAISKYSNNDWKSVLFDKQEASIKKINESYSKLKEIFDKHQETPETLSENEIKQFIESFRNIQNLLKAIEIQGFDLNSQEDAEKLKFPVSAIAEWKNLYSEINTKHKSIVEKTDLEIELKLHSVERMTIINKEYIEKLWIQLQEEVKKNDNPQQIEQTIEKLKDKVKNSGDALYNKYGPIFFEKFQDNPDKFIEKEFQVYINETIEEIFTENLLKFCAYFGIKNDKIKMVEKLFKTIPSENELKERNQLTEITKEINWTETPFGKDFKNENPDAEFVTIRKEGRKKIEESIINNNLDAKSWKISK
- a CDS encoding type I restriction-modification system subunit M, with the protein product MTKQKIASAIWDAANEMRGNIDASRYKDYILGFIFYKFLSVKLVSFINDQLKVSIEKLEKYGEENKDKKDDEIDGNYANTIEQCKDELGYFIKYKNLFSTWIKNINETTNVEINDALIEFKRNISNEAKKKNLYRDIFESLQDGIKILGESDKQKTENLRKIISLIDKNIQMNNNINFDALGFVYEYLISNFAAGAGKKAGEFYTPYYVSSLMSKITAHHLKDKKEINIYDPTSGSGSLLIHIGEEYSKYGHDKNSIIYFAQDLQMEAYKLTRMNLIIRNILPNNIYARNGDTLSSDWPYFDSDSPEDSYRPLFLDAVVSNPPYSLKWNNEGRERDERFKEYGVAPASKADYAFVLHDLYHINPEGIVSVVLPHGVLFRGGTEGKIRKALIEKNQIDTIIGLPCNIFFGTGIPTIIMILKKQKNNNDILFVDASLEFKKDGNKNILEKSNIEKIFQTVIKRENVENFAKVVSLEEIRKSEYNLNINRYVNASEKKEELDVYGLLYSQIPNNELDEFKDFWNMFPTLKKQLVEKINDSYSVLKDKDILEVAFTNEEFISYLNSFKNKFKDFSKFLENKLLNENLIYSINLEELTIKEFLSKFEDEKLIDKFKAAQYVYDHLKIILEDLDLINSEGMSFNNLENSNKLLTKIFDDLKIQEFKFKSDLEKIEDQESKVADLKAKIKENYDSLSEDIKDNLSNKNKTDFDFSLINKVIKEDDTLDQDTMDLLNEVKKHKNEIDKHNQLIKRFKSNLKEKTENFKENANEKDLKELLKWKWIDLMLNKILELPDEYLEDLSYKLNLLKDKYGESLEKIENEISQNENELISLLKELNGNDYDMKGINEFIKILQK
- a CDS encoding PTS sugar transporter subunit IIA → MLSKLNFIDNLILNDSIALNQEANSWEEAIKAATDLLVKANAVSDLYYEKIIESTKEFGPYYVIADNFAMPHVKSESDYVFDTAFSLVTFKNAISFDENKKVKVMICFASLNGEIHTKIAIPQIVAIFENQENIEKIANFQSKEKLIEFLKSLDYKKYL
- a CDS encoding PTS sugar transporter subunit IIB; amino-acid sequence: MKILCICGSGMGTSMIIKMKANQALKELNLEGIVESIELGQGKTVAINFDVIFCTQNFVDEIPKGRTLVYGINNVMDLNEIKSKILEAKDKLNA
- a CDS encoding PTS transporter subunit IIC; its protein translation is MLKIGASTLINLARPVFSALSNLRTSVITLDPYFVLNDSAAWLKDFNAGYETWISYAMLLGFFVNILMVALRKFTNMHSIMLTGHVMFQQSAIVVPVVYFLIFYQKNVAINIDQIIAIILISSLILGLYWSVGTTTTIKGADKITNNAGFAVGHQQMLGLSIAYDLGNFLEMPKIQLKLKK